AAGGGGCGGTGGCGTTGGAACCCGGCTCGCCCCGGCCACCGGGCCCGCGGGGTCGAGACCGGGCCCAAGCGCCTTCGAAGGCGCTTGCGGGCTCAGCGGGTGGGTTGGACGCGGACGTTCACGTCCACATCGCCGCTAACCCCCGGCACCGCACCCTTGTCGGTGAACTGCCACATCACGGTGTTGAACCCCTCCAGCGCCGCAGGCGCCGAGCCGCTGTCGGTGGGGGCTGCCGTGTAGTCCGCCAGCCAGACCGGGTAGCGCTTGCCCAGGTCCGCCCCTGCATCGCCGATCCGCGCGGTCCACCAGTCGCGATTGGTGTAGATCACCGGGGTCTGGCCCGTGGCCAGGGCCACCGCACGCATCCAGGTGTCCACGGCGGCGACGATCTGGGCCGGAGTTTTCTGTTCCCAGCGGTCGACTTTCTTCTCGGTATAGTCCCATTCCACGTCCAGAACCGGCGGCAGGTCGCTGGAGCTGCGCGCGTCATAGACCGACAGGAAGAACCGCGCCTGGGCCGCCGGATCCGACAGCGCCGACAGGAAGTGATAGGCCCCACGCGGGATCTTGGCCTTGCCCGCTTCGTTCCAGCTGGTGTCGAACTCGGAATCCTTCACCGTCCGGCCCTGGCTGGCCTTGATATAGACATAAGCCACCTTGCTCTGGGCCACGTCTGCCCAAGTGATGTTGATCTTCGCGTTGCCCTTCTGGATGTTGTAATGTGACACGTCGATGCCGAACTCGGTGCTGCCTTCGGGTACGTTCGTGGGAAAGCCGAAGGCGCCGCCCGGGGGGATCACCGATGCCGTGGCCGGCGTCCCGGCGGTTGCGGCGGGCGCTTCCGTGCCGTCCTGCGTCGCGGGGGCCGTCGGGGAGGGTGTGCCGGACGCCGCGGCGGTCTCCCGCGCGATGGCCTTGCGCTCGGCCCGGGTCAGTTCCCGGGACGAGATGTCCGCGGGCGGAACCGTGATCAGGGCCAGGGCGAGGACTGTGAGCACGGCCAGCAGGATGGCGCTGAGAGCGGGCATCGACATGGGGTCTCCTTTCAGAGGTGACCGAAACGCGCGCAGGCGCGTAGGGTGGCGTCAGACAGTGACATAAATCGTGGACCAGGCCTCGGGGCCGTTGGGCCCCTGTTCGAGGGCGGTGTTGGCGGGCCCCGGCTGCGGCAGCTGCCGGGGCGGCGGGGGTGGTCCTGCCTCCGCCGGCAGGGTCAGGGCGATGCGGCGGGCGGGGGCGGGGCGCAGGGCCAGCGGGATCGGCCCCGCGCTCTCGCAGAGCCACACGGTGCGCCCGTTGCGCATCGCCTTGCGCGGGGCGGCAAAGCGCAGCGGGTCGGGCGCGCTGATGGCCGCGGCGCCGAGATCGCGCGCAGCGCTTCGGCTCTGGAGCACATAGCGCCAGCGCGGGGCGCGGGCCCGGAACCGCACGGTCAGGGTTCTGGGTGTCTCCCGTGGCCCCACCGGCGTGGCACCCGCCAGCGGCACCGTCACCAGCCCGTAGAGCCGCGCGGGCGGTTCGTCCGACAGGATCAGGTCGCGCAGCGGCTGGTCGTCGACCTCCAGCCGGTAGGTGCCCTCGGGCACTTCATTCGCCGCAAGGTCGAGGTGACTGTGTTTGCCCGGCGGCAGCGGCGCGCTCCAGGCGGGGTCGTCGGCGGGGTCGGCGCCAAGGGCGCGCAGGGCCATCCGGCCGCCCGCGACCGCCGCCTCGAGCAACACGCGCCCGCGCCGGGCCACCACCGGAAGGGTCCGACCGCGGGCACTGGGAAGGCTGCCCTGCGGATCGAGCCCGCCGGGGCCGAGGCTGAGCGCATCGCGGGCACTTTCGGCGCCCCAGTCCGGCTCGGTCACAAGTGCGAAATCCGGATCGCGCAAGCCCAGTCGGAAGGTCACCAGCGCCGGCGCCGCGGGGTCGAGCGCGGGAGGCGCGCCAAAGGGCATCTGGGCATAGATCTCCGCCACATCCTGGGTCACCCGCAGCCGACAACAGCCCCGCCGCAGAGCCGCGGCGGTCTCGGGCGTCGGCTCGAAGGCGATCGGCACCGCGGCGGGGTCATAGTAGTCATGGGCGATCCGCAGGCTGAGGAGCGGCGCGAGGGTGATCCCGATGGTCATTATCCTGTCTCCTGAAGGCTACATCCAAGACGGTGGGGCATGGTCAGGTCTCCACGGCGGTGGAGGTGATACGCGAGACATCGGTGCCGACGAAGCCGTCCTCGACCACCAGCATCCGCGCCTTGTAGACCGCCGAGGGCAGGTAGGTGCCGCCGAGCACGGTCCACAGGTTGTGGATCGATTGCAGGTCGAGATCGCGCCATTCCACCGACAGCCTCTCGATCCCCTCGGGCAGGGTCGGGTCTGATTGCGGGGTGAAAAGCGGTCGGGCCTGGAAGGCGCCGATGCCCGCCGAGAGCACCCGCAGCCCGTCGGCATACTGGTCGGGAAAATTGGCCGACAGCAGGAAGATCAGGTTGATGTTCAGGGGCTGGGGCGCGCGCCGGGTGACGCCGCCCTCTTCGCGGTAGACCCGGCCGGTATTGCCGGCAGTGCCCTCGCGTTCGATGTTCACCAGCGTCAGGACGAGGCGGTTGGCGGTTTCCTCCCCCCCTGCCCCGGGATCGCGCGCAACGCTTTCGAGCGCCACCAGATCGCTGGCGGCGGCAAAGCGTGTGCGCAGTTCCTCGTTCAGCATGGCGGTGAGGAATTTCAGGGTGGCATCGATCATGGTCCGGCTCCTGCCAGTTTCCCGGCCTTGTGCAATTCGCGGGCGATGGCCGCGCGCAGACTTGCGGCGGTGACGGTCGGGGCGCCTGCGCGCAGACGTGTCAGGTGGGCGGTGCGGGCGGTGTTGACGATCTCGCCGCCCGACAGCGCGACCTCCTCGGCCAGCGCCACAAGGTCGACCTCCGGGGCCAGAAGGTGGGCCTCGGGAAAGGCGTTGCGCCAGATCGCCAACCGCGCCGCGGGGTCGGGCAGATCGAACCGGATCATCGACTGGAACCGGCGGGCGAAGGCCGCGTCGATATTGCTGCGCAGGTTGGTGGCCAGCAGCACGATGCCTGCGAAATCCTCGACTCGTTGCAGGATGTAGGACACTTCCTGGTTGGCGTAGCGGTCGTTGGATTGCGTCACGTCCGTGCGCTTGCCGAAGAGCGAGTCCGCTTCGTCGAAGAACAGGATCCAGCCCTCCGCCTCGGCCTGGTCGAAGACGCGGGCGAGGTTCTTTTCGGTCTCGCCGATCCATTTCGACACCACCAGAGACAGGTCGACCCGGTAGACATCGCGCCCGCTGCGCTGACCCAGGAGCGCGGCACTGAGGGTCTTGCCCGTGCCCGAGGGGCCGTAGAACAGGCTGCGATAACCTGGAAGGATCAGCCGCCCGATCCCGGCGGTCGCGGCCAGCGCCGCACCGTGCTCGGTCCAGGCGAGCACCTCTTCGAGCTCGTGCAGGGTGCGCTCGGGCAGGATCAGATCCTCCCAGCGCATCTGTGTTTCCAGCCGCTTGGCCGGGAAGTCGGGCCGAAACTCGGGCCGGTGCCGGGTGCCCAGCAGGATCCGGCCCACGAATTGCGGCGCCAGCTCCAGAGGGGCGTGCAGACCTGGGGCGTCCAGCCCGCGCAGAGGCAACAGGAACCCCCCGGCGACCAGCGCCCCGTCGGCACTCAGCATTTCAAGCGCAGCGCGGCGGTCGCCCTCGGTGTCGAGCAGGAACATCGCCGTGCCGAGGCTGGGCTGAGCCCCGCCCTCGGGCCGGGCTGCCAGGCAGAACTCGGAAAACACCCGATCCGTGGCGGGGTTACGGGTGAGGAACGGGTCCAGCGCCTCGGGCCGCAAGACCGGGGCCAGCGCCAGCGCGAGCAGCAGGCGACCCTCCGGGGGGACTTGC
The Dinoroseobacter shibae DFL 12 = DSM 16493 genome window above contains:
- a CDS encoding glycoside hydrolase family 25 protein, which translates into the protein MSMPALSAILLAVLTVLALALITVPPADISSRELTRAERKAIARETAAASGTPSPTAPATQDGTEAPAATAGTPATASVIPPGGAFGFPTNVPEGSTEFGIDVSHYNIQKGNAKINITWADVAQSKVAYVYIKASQGRTVKDSEFDTSWNEAGKAKIPRGAYHFLSALSDPAAQARFFLSVYDARSSSDLPPVLDVEWDYTEKKVDRWEQKTPAQIVAAVDTWMRAVALATGQTPVIYTNRDWWTARIGDAGADLGKRYPVWLADYTAAPTDSGSAPAALEGFNTVMWQFTDKGAVPGVSGDVDVNVRVQPTR
- a CDS encoding DUF4255 domain-containing protein; this encodes MIDATLKFLTAMLNEELRTRFAAASDLVALESVARDPGAGGEETANRLVLTLVNIEREGTAGNTGRVYREEGGVTRRAPQPLNINLIFLLSANFPDQYADGLRVLSAGIGAFQARPLFTPQSDPTLPEGIERLSVEWRDLDLQSIHNLWTVLGGTYLPSAVYKARMLVVEDGFVGTDVSRITSTAVET
- a CDS encoding ATP-binding protein — protein: MAVVGGGLALDAGGAARLMDMIATSRTLKAELDWLEAAIAARIARHFGTGQAASPSPPRLSPKTCPLARALRRAQVPPEGRLLLALALAPVLRPEALDPFLTRNPATDRVFSEFCLAARPEGGAQPSLGTAMFLLDTEGDRRAALEMLSADGALVAGGFLLPLRGLDAPGLHAPLELAPQFVGRILLGTRHRPEFRPDFPAKRLETQMRWEDLILPERTLHELEEVLAWTEHGAALAATAGIGRLILPGYRSLFYGPSGTGKTLSAALLGQRSGRDVYRVDLSLVVSKWIGETEKNLARVFDQAEAEGWILFFDEADSLFGKRTDVTQSNDRYANQEVSYILQRVEDFAGIVLLATNLRSNIDAAFARRFQSMIRFDLPDPAARLAIWRNAFPEAHLLAPEVDLVALAEEVALSGGEIVNTARTAHLTRLRAGAPTVTAASLRAAIARELHKAGKLAGAGP